Proteins from one Mercurialis annua linkage group LG7, ddMerAnnu1.2, whole genome shotgun sequence genomic window:
- the LOC126656341 gene encoding protein disulfide-isomerase like 2-2-like, whose product MIQSRSPTLNLIILSITLFFSSNLCHALYGPSSPVLQLTPSNFKSKVLNANGVVLVEFFAPWCGHCKALTPIWEKAAATLKGVATVAALDADAHQALAQEYGIKGFPTIKVFASGKPPVDYQGARDAKSISAFVLKQIRVLLKERLDGKSTGGSSEKSERSAASASVELNSSNFDDLVVKSKELWIVEFFAPWCGHCKKLAPEWKRASINLKGKVKLGHVDCDADMSLKSRFKVEGFPTILVFGADKDAPIPYEGARTASAIESFALEQLETNRAPPEVTELTGPDVMEEKCGPAAICFVAFLPDILDTKAEGRNKYLEQLLSVAQTFKRNPYSYVWAAAGKQPDLEKRVSVGGYGYPALVALNVKKGVYAPLKSAFELEHIIEFVKEAGRGGKGNLALDGAPEIVKTEAWDGKDGELLEEMEFSLEELMGEDVGETKDEL is encoded by the exons ATGATCCAATCAAGATCACcaacattaaatctaattattcTATCAATTACATTATTCTTCTCATCTAATCTATGCCACGCATTGTACGGACCATCATCTCCTGTACTCCAGCTTACTCCCTCCAATTTCAAGTCCAAG GTTTTGAACGCAAATGGAGTAGTTCTGGTTGAGTTCTTTGCTCCTTGGTGTGGACATTGTAAAGCTCTCACGCCGATATGGGAGAAGGCGGCAGCTACCTTGAAGGGCGTCGCCACTGTGGCAGCTCTTGATGCTGATGCACATCAAGCTCTGGCTCag GAATATGGGATTAAAGGTTTTCCTACCATAAAAGTCTTTGCATCTGGAAAGCCTCCAGTAGATTATCAAGGTGCTAGAGATGCCAAATCTATTTCTGCATTTGTACTCAAGcag ataAGGGTGCTTTTGAAGGAGCGTTTGGATGGAAAATCAACTGGAGGGTCTAGTGAGAAATCTGAACGTAGCGCTGCTAGTGCATCAGTAGAACTAAATTCCAGCAATTTTGATGACTTGGTGGTTAAAAGTAAAGAACTTTGGATCGTGGAGTTCTTTGCACCTTG GTGTGGACACTGTAAAAAACTGGCGCCTGAGTGGAAGAGGGCTTCTATCAACTTGAAAGGGAAGGTGAAGCTGGGTCATGTGGACTGTGATGCTGACATG TCTCTGAAGAGCAGATTCAAAGTGGAAGGATTTCCCACCATATTGGTGTTTGGTGCGGACAAAGATGCTCCAATTCCTTATGAAGGTGCCAGAACTGCGTCAGCAATTGAATCATTTGCTTTGGAGCAGCTGGAAACCAATCGTGCACCACCTGAAGTGACTGAGCTGACTGGACCA GATGTAATGGAAGAGAAGTGCGGTCCAGCTGCCATCTGTTTTGTTGCTTTCTTACCTGACATTTTGGACACTAAGGCAGAAGGAAGGAACAAGTACCTTGAGCAGTTGTTATCAGTAGCTCAGACGTTTAAAAGGAATCCTTACAG CTATGTCTGGGCAGCAGCAGGTAAGCAGCCAGATCTCGAGAAGCGTGTAAGTGTTGGCGGATATGGGTATCCAGCTTTAGTGGCCTTGAACGTGAAGAAAGGAGTGTATGCGCCACTTAAAAGTGCATTTGAGCTTGAGCATATTAT AGAGTTCGTGAAGGAAGCTGGCCGTGGTGGGAAAGGAAATTTGGCACTTGATGGTGCTCCGGAAATAGTAAAGACTGAAGCATGGGACGGGAAAGATGGAGAGCTCCTCGAAGAGATGGAGTTCTCTCTTGAAGAACTAATGGGGGAAGATGTTGGAGAAACCAAGGATGAGCTATGA